Sequence from the Rutidosis leptorrhynchoides isolate AG116_Rl617_1_P2 chromosome 3, CSIRO_AGI_Rlap_v1, whole genome shotgun sequence genome:
CTTTTAATTCAATATGGGCTGATGCGGCCCACTCTATTGTTAATGGACTGCAATATTAGTTTTAATACTTATATATTGGTACAATTAATAATTAATTGATATAGGgcgtctagtttttttttttttttttttttttcaagtaaataTGTAATTGATGACATTGGCTCAGTCATCCTTCTGTCCTAAAAGAAAATGTTGGCATTGCATTAATGTAGCAGTTTGTCCTAAAAGAAAATAATGTCATTGTTGAGAGTAGCCTAACATgttaatagaataaaaatctaatgATACGTCTAAAATTTTTGAGGGGTCTACGCCCCCTCCTAAGCCCGTAAAACCTCAAACATTAACGATGTAATCTATTTACTTCTAGTCCTTCCATCCCACCACAATTGTCCACGGTATTATTTTGAAATGTCTAATTTCAAGTATTCACTTTGTATTTCAATCAATCGGAATAGGTTATTCTGAAGAGAGAAGATTACTGAttagtggagaatgaagttagtgataTTTTTTAAAACTGTGtgtaaaaagtaagtggacacttgtaacgATGAAACATGTGTAGTATCTAAGAACTCATTACTATCAAAGTAATGAAGTATATAGATTTATTTTTGCAAAAATAAAAAAACAGGACCTTAATCAAAAAATGAAGATCCTAAACCGATACAAATCACAAACCAGCCAGACGGGCACGAAACAAGTAAACGCCACAAATTGACGATAACTCCAACCGAGCCTAAACGTCCCCAAAACACTGACCCGTTAAACACAAATGCTACATACATCAAAACACCTACGAACATGTAGGTTCGAACCTATCCCAAAAGTAAACATGAAGAAAGAAATAATCTAACAACACGTACAAAACAAAGAAAACGTACAACCAAACCAAATTAAGAGGGACATATACCATTTTGCTCATCCGGGCATTTTGTGAACCCGTCTATCTTATCGATATGTACTGCTATATAGATGTAACTCTATATACactagggatggcatcgggtcgggtttgggtcgggtttagttaatcccggacccgaacccgattaagaaaccccgccccaaacccggcccgaaacccgtcgggtccccatttaattacatactatcgggtttcaGGTTTAcccacgggtaaacgggtatacccgattagtcattctgtatctaattttcaataagttaccaaatcaaaatattAAAAAATAACTTAAGTACTTCAtgtttaaaatattataaaatatcacatacaaaaagttgattgaaaagttttTAAAATACTCAAATAcgcaaagtatataaaatatcacatatcaaaaacttgttgtatatgattatattgaataaaattatactcgttttcaaaacaaataagagaaatctttcatacattaacaatatagtactaatactaaaattttacataaaaattattattaaaattcttcAGGTCGGGTATACGGGTATGCGGGTCGGTTATACGGGTCGGTAttcaaaaccatacccgaacccgaactcggaattttttttgtaaccatccccatacccggcccatgacccgaCGGACTCGGGTCAGACCCGGCATAATTGtaacgggtttcgggtttcccatcgggtacgggtcattttgccatccctaaTATACACCCTGTTCATCTATCCTTTATAAATTCTTATTAGAAGTCTTGTTCTTATTCAATAGAAAAAGAGAAGTTTCATAGAACGGGTGTTTTGATAAGAACAATTCCTAATAGGAAAATTTAGTATAATTCTAATCATCTACAAATTTTTATTAGGAAAAAAAAGTAGAGGTCATATCTTTAATTAAAAGCAGCTCTTAGTGAGGGTGGTTTTTGTCATAATTCTAACCTCTACAGTTGTTTTTATTAGATGTCATGTCTTTAACTAAAAGCCGTTCTAAGTCAAGCTTTTTTATTTGATTTGTGTTTTATTAGTATTGTTTGGTTGCAATGATATTATTAGTTGAAATATCTATTTTTCCAATTAGCTAGTAGCTTTCCGTTTGGTTGTAAGTTCAATTAGATCGTTAGATAATAGACTAGGTAgggtctatttttttttattttttttttttttacgtataACTCAATAGTATCGGATAATTTTTTTGCTTATCGATATATGAATAATTTTTTTGCGCAAAAAAAATTATTCGTATATTGATAATTGACAAATTTTATGAATTTAGAATGATTTTAATATTGTCATCAGACAAAAGCACCGTGGTTTAAAAAATATCATATTTTTTGTTTACCTCTTACCTCTAATTTTTACTAAAGTTTTTTCTTATATGTATAAATTAAGTGCTTAAATTTTTTAACGTTTTATGTCTAAAAATGTTAATATTTAACTTAAGACAATTTACAAAATAATATTTGATAAATAAATGGTGATTAAAGGAGTCTATACTACACTATTTCAATGCAATGTCAAATTTTGAAACAAAACAGAGTATCCACCCAAATCAAGTTCGTGGTAGTATTTTATTTTCTTCTGAAAAAACTTAAAATCTTCATAACCAAATGAAAAAATTTCATCAAAGTAGTATATTAGTATAATCTATTACGTAGtagtatattagtattttatcaaaataAAAGGGCAATGATAAATTAAAATCCACTTTATATATTAATTAGTTATAGTTATAGTGTATAACCTAACTTCACTTTTTTTCGGTACAACTTATTCACTCATACCGGCAATAGTAGCCTAAAACTAGAGTGATAGCCCACTTCATTTTCATGTTTCTTAACGaacataatttttattttttatcattaagATTAATTATTAATAACGAAAATCAATCAATTTGAACAACCCAATTGTATTTGTCTTCAACTTTTCCAACTTGAATCcctactaaagttttgtacaactTCTGACCGACCAAATCATTGCCTGTTTTGTATTTCACTCTGCAAACACAAAATAAATTAATCGTGTTCAATCTTTAAGTGCAACTTTCAGAGACTATCAACTTAAATTGCAATTATAAACGTTTACGTTTTACCTTTTACAATTGTATGTAACGCTTCCAACACTACCAATACTCATGGCTGTTCCTGTTGTGAAAACTTCTTCGGCTTCCATCAATTTGCCTACCTCAATAGACCGTTCCTCAACCTATAACAATCGATACATATTGAGATTACTATATTCAGAGTAACGATAAATACAACATCATTTTTTATAAGTCAACCAGTGTAGTTTAACAGTTTTTACTGTACAACTGACTTAGGAGTTAGATTCATTAGGGTCTACATATTCGTATAGTACTCGTATAAACACATGTCAATATAATACCTCGATCCCAAGTCACGCGCGATATCAATAACACTCTTTCTTGTGATTCCTTCTAGAATAGTACCAATGGTTGCGGGAGTTGAAATAACATTACCCTATCTCAAAAAGAAAATGTTAGATACATAAGCCCTAGCTATtatatgtatcatattgatttttttttttttatggaaaaaataattaatattaataataaatattaaaacagatctGATGATCTAGAAACATTACACGTGGTAGATCTATCCTTTTGATTATAAGACATTTTGAAGGGAAATTAGTACCTTGACAAGGAAAATATTAGAAGTACTAACTTCCTCTAGGTACTTTTTATGGACCGAATCAAGGTAGACTACATCGGAGAACCCTTGTTCCTTTGCGCTTAATAAGGCTTTCATTACGGGGGCATAGTTCGTAATGCTTTTGACACCTCCGGCCCCACCACGAGTTGTACGATGAAACTCGTCGCTAACGTATAAATTCAAGGGAGCCATACCATCCTGTGTTTTTGGTCAAACCGTATTATTTTGAACTTTTACTACACAATCTACTGAAATAGTTAGAAAAACTTTACCTTAAAATAAGTACTAACAGGGGAAGCATATACTAAAAATGTGTATTCAGGAGCAGGAGCTACACCTAATGTTGGTCCAGTTCCAAGAAGCAAAGGCCTCATGTAAAGTGACCCTTTTCCTGGAGATGGAATCTAGTAAAAATATGACatcaagttaaaaaaaaaaaaaaaaaaaaaaaaaaaaaaaaaaaaaatcaaacaaaaTTAAAATATTATCACTAAATAAATCTGTAAACGAATAAGGTTTTTCAATGTTTAGGATATACAGAGAGGAGTAATATTTTTACTCTCATGTTGTAACTGGATTATCCTATGACCGTTTCTTACCTCTTTCCTTTGTCACTTCAAGATATATATATGCTTTTAATGAGGTTTGGATCTTAGACCTATTTTGACTTAATTTCAAACAAGATCCTTTTGCTTCCCATAATACAAAATTCCTTAATCTTTTCTTTTTGTTTATGAtaaaaaataaaagtacgatagtGGTTGGGATCTGATCTCTTCAATTGAGGTTTGTGTTCAAACTTATCTAGCAATATAtttttttgcttttcaaaaagaaaaaaaaaaaccagCAATATATTTTGATTGGCTAGGGAAAAGGTCGAAAATGGTCACAAGATAACGTGATTAGGCCACATTCATATGATTATAACGCACACTCTTTCTATATAGTCTAAACAGAAAAAACTTTATCCGAAAAAAATAAATTCATTTATTAGTTCTAGATTTATACCCAACGTTTGTTTCCTAATGCTGTTTGTTTAACCGCATCAACAAATTGTTGTATAGAAGGAGCTTCCATGCACATTCTATCAGCTCCGATTTGCATACGAATTGCGTTTTGTTCAGGACGAAATAACAAAATCTTGCCATCCTCTCGCCTAAAAGCTTTCGTACCTTCGAAAACTCCCTATGATCCACCATTATCACACATTCAACTCTATCGTATTTATGAGACCATGAATTCATATAACTTTCAAACATTTTCTTTAACTGACTTTAAATTACCTGACCATAGTTTAGTGCTCCAGCAGCTGGACTTAACTTAATGTTACCATAATCACTTAATCGACCTTGTTGAAAACTTTCGTTTCTAGTACATTTAGCTACGTACATGTAATCCGTTCGCTGCCAATTTCAATTCCGAACAAATCTTGAATACTCCGGCCAACTTCTAAAGGTTAGTTATTCTCCGATCActttatagaaaatgactaaggctaacgagacatatgtagatagtgtagtgtctattatagagcagaagcatattgattctttagttaaacaatacccaccCCTAGCACAGTACAATCCGGTGTCACCCTTGTCTGATCAACGTGCTCACAAACCGCCGGAGAAGAAGGTAGCCATATATGAGCATGCGTTCAAGCATGACAATTTTAGGGTGCCTCCTTCCGACTTTTTTCTAGAAGTTTTAGATCATTTCGGCGTAGGATTAGGGCAATTACACCCTTACGCAATAGGGAAGATTatactgtttgagatgtggtgcgttgcactcaacaaGGTGCCCTTAGTGAAGGTGTTCTGCCACCTATACCGCTTAGCGAATCATCACAAGTCGTGGTTCACTTTCTTCGCTCGTCAGAACTTTACCAAAACTCCCAAATCGAGCGCGGGTCAATGGAAAGAAACATTCTTTTTTATTGACCAAACTGTTGTTGGGCCCaattttccgcaaacgcttatctGGTGCGAAAACGTGGCAAAGTACGTGAACAAAACCCCCGCCCTTGATGATGAGGAAACAAAACTAttagcggagtgcgctaatgcACAACTCGTGCACCGTTCATATGGAAATGTGATGCTGTGGTTAGAAAACATATCCGCGCACTGGCCATTGGAGAACATGCGTCCAGCCATAATCGcaccgaatggcaagggtaggaatagtataaatgcatatgaatatttaaccactagcatatacatacatattttaatattgcgcatatgtttgaagagatgaagatgaagaaagtgcttaCCGCAGAGGAGATTGCGGCCATCTCATTCCGCAAGCAGAACGTTAATGAGCCGCTTaagcaggagaagactggcgagaatgaGGTGCAAGCACCTGCCACCTCGGGCAACAAGCGCAAGGCTTCCGAAGCCACCCAAACCaagcagaagaagaagaagctaaCTCCTAAACAAACTGAGGACATGCGGAACGAAAACTTTGTCCCCGTCGATCCAGCATCCGCAGATCTTCCTCCTCCTATCACCGGTAAGCATCTCTTTTCTTTCGTAAACACCGTACGATTAACTTCATGTGCTAAAAGTTACTGATTTGCAGAGCATATTCAGGAGACGCCGCAGACGCTGCCGCAGGAAAATCCGGAACTGGAGGCTACCGCCACGTCCAGGGACAGGGCGATACACCTTGACTCTGATTCTACGCCAGTCCCACTGCCCGGTAGCTTCCGATTGGCAAACCTagcgcagctcacccagtcctcCGCCGAAAACGCCGCAGAGCAGTCCGCCTTTCTGCAACAAATCTTTCCGGCTGAGTTCCGCAATCAGCTAGCCGCACTGCCCTTTCACCAAGCGCTCAATGCCTTCGTCCAGAACGGCCTTGTGTTCTTTGGTATGTTTGCGGATCAGGCCCGCCGCTCCACCAATttgtatcaagtggccgtgcgAAAAGAAACAGAGTTGGGGCTGCTGCAACCAGGCGTTGACCAGATCAAAAAGGACAGGGATGCCGCGGAAGAAGCGCGCAAGGTAGTGGAGGTGACTGCGGTGGAAACAAAGACCGCCCTGATTGAGGAAAGGATGAAAAACCGCGAGTTGGTTGGGGCGGTTGATCAGGCGAAACGTGAAATGGAGCGCCTGCGGCTGGAACTGGAAAGGGTGACGagggagaaggatgacgcggtGACAGGCCGTGAGCTGGCAGAGGCGGACTTATCAAAGCTTCGCACCGCCCTTCCCaccattgcgcagaaggtgatggaCTCGGGGCCCGTAACTGACAAATTTAACGCCTATGTTGATGCGGTGAAggaccatgaaatcaacaaggTGATGGTAGAGGTTATCAAAGGATGCGGTATGACGCCACCGTACCCCGACATTGTGCAGAAGAACTTGAAGGAGGGTACGACCGTGGTGCTCCTTGAAGCGGAAGACGCCATCGCAGCCATCCCAATCCCCTAATCAATGCTTTTGTCGCGGACCCGAATATGTCGgttgatgggttcctcaaggaggagttTTAGGTTTTGTTTGTAaccgtttgcgccgtaagtcctatgcttaggcaggcaactGTAAATACATTATTTgcgccctaagtcccgtgttgggcaggcaaTTGAAACGATTTAGTTGTAATAACTCAGTTTATATTATATATTAGTGTTATGCATGCGTTTtctattaattgtttatatatcgcgaatcaaaacaaaagatatgtgacaacccgaaaatttccaaccaaatttaaactttatctttatattattccgacacgataagcaaagtttgttaagttaaatctcaagaattttaaattgtgttcatacattcattataacctcgaccaaattccgactattcacgaaccgttatatataaataaatatgtatatatatgtatatatatatatattataacttgagaatattaataaagtattaaacgtataatactttacatgatcgtatttgtttcaatatgttta
This genomic interval carries:
- the LOC139898767 gene encoding branched-chain amino acid aminotransferase 1, mitochondrial-like isoform X2 yields the protein MYVAKCTRNESFQQGRLSDYGNIKLSPAAGALNYGQGVFEGTKAFRREDGKILLFRPEQNAIRMQIGADRMCMEAPSIQQFVDAVKQTALGNKRWIPSPGKGSLYMRPLLLGTGPTLGVAPAPEYTFLVYASPVSTYFKDGMAPLNLYVSDEFHRTTRGGAGGVKSITNYAPVMKALLSAKEQGFSDVVYLDSVHKKYLEEVSTSNIFLVKGNVISTPATIGTILEGITRKSVIDIARDLGSKVEERSIEVGKLMEAEEVFTTGTAMSIGSVGSVTYNCKRVKYKTGNDLVGQKLYKTLVGIQVGKVEDKYNWVVQID
- the LOC139898767 gene encoding branched-chain amino acid aminotransferase 1, mitochondrial-like isoform X1, with translation MYVAKCTRNESFQQGRLSDYGNIKLSPAAGALNYGQGVFEGTKAFRREDGKILLFRPEQNAIRMQIGADRMCMEAPSIQQFVDAVKQTALGNKRWIPSPGKGSLYMRPLLLGTGPTLGVAPAPEYTFLVYASPVSTYFKVKSPLNLYVSDEFHRTTRGGAGGVKSITNYAPVMKALLSAKEQGFSDVVYLDSVHKKYLEEVSTSNIFLVKGNVISTPATIGTILEGITRKSVIDIARDLGSKVEERSIEVGKLMEAEEVFTTGTAMSIGSVGSVTYNCKRVKYKTGNDLVGQKLYKTLVGIQVGKVEDKYNWVVQID